The following coding sequences lie in one Yoonia sp. G8-12 genomic window:
- a CDS encoding LysR family transcriptional regulator, translating into MDRLTEMEAFATVVDQGGFTDAAKKMGISKSAVSKHVSSLEARLGARLLNRTTRRVSPTEIGLAYYDRARRVLNDAGEADALVTSMQSAPSGLLRISVATDFGVNHLSPVLGEFLSEFPDITVNMALNNRYVELISEGFDMAVRIGELEDSTLRARKLTETTKRMIASPAYFEQYGRPEKIDDLNEHKLLHYSNQANSAVWKLTAPSGEKRQVRTAGWLTVNDGQSLLNACIGGLGIAYLPSFLYADAMNKGLVEVAIPDLPVETQGIYAVYPPGRFTQPKVRAFIDFLAHAFADKGPEIW; encoded by the coding sequence ATGGATCGTCTAACCGAAATGGAGGCCTTCGCCACAGTTGTGGATCAAGGTGGCTTTACGGACGCTGCCAAGAAAATGGGAATTTCCAAGTCAGCCGTTTCGAAACATGTGTCATCACTTGAGGCGCGCTTGGGTGCACGCTTGCTGAACCGCACCACCCGCCGCGTAAGCCCGACCGAGATCGGCCTTGCGTATTACGACCGCGCCCGCCGCGTTCTGAATGACGCAGGCGAAGCCGACGCGTTGGTCACGTCGATGCAGTCTGCACCATCTGGTCTGTTGCGCATCAGTGTGGCCACGGATTTCGGGGTGAATCATCTCTCGCCGGTCCTAGGTGAATTCCTGTCCGAGTTTCCCGACATCACCGTCAATATGGCGCTGAATAACCGTTATGTGGAACTGATTTCCGAAGGCTTTGATATGGCTGTCCGCATTGGTGAGCTGGAAGACAGCACATTGCGCGCCCGCAAGCTGACCGAAACAACAAAGCGTATGATCGCAAGTCCCGCCTATTTTGAGCAGTATGGCCGCCCAGAAAAGATTGATGACCTGAATGAACACAAGCTGCTGCACTATTCGAACCAAGCGAATTCAGCAGTCTGGAAACTGACCGCCCCTTCTGGCGAAAAACGACAGGTGCGCACTGCTGGTTGGCTGACCGTGAATGACGGTCAGTCGCTGCTGAACGCATGTATTGGCGGGCTTGGTATCGCCTATCTGCCAAGTTTTCTTTATGCTGACGCGATGAACAAGGGGTTGGTCGAAGTGGCTATTCCCGACCTGCCCGTTGAAACACAAGGTATCTATGCGGTGTATCCGCCGGGGCGCTTTACGCAGCCCAAGGTGCGTGCATTCATAGATTTTCTGGCCCATGCTTTCGCCGACAAGGGCCCCGAGATTTGGTGA